The following coding sequences are from one Oncorhynchus clarkii lewisi isolate Uvic-CL-2024 chromosome 20, UVic_Ocla_1.0, whole genome shotgun sequence window:
- the LOC139376928 gene encoding F-box only protein 9-like isoform X2, whose amino-acid sequence MAESVINSLGIVEDQDGENGSTDDANLHVELNVFRAQWMSELKPNSASNGGNRGLSSRAADLKRKQELAREEKARELFLKAVEEEENGAVYEAIKYYRRAMQIVPDIEFKINYSRSPDPDGGNENDMDGEIEDLLAYFHQQLTLQDNSLKICVPEVDMAQMHISALPPEVLMYIFRWVVSRDLDLRALEQLSLVCRGFYICARDPEIWRSACLRAWGRSCTKLVPFNSWREMFLERPRVRFDGVYISKTAYIRQGEESLDGFYRAWHQVEYYRYLRFFPDGQVMMLTTPEDPLVTVPRLRSRNTRVESIMCGHYRLSQDTDNQTKVFVVVSKRKEEVAEYQRISRFCRRNPAAPETEHSFHVGLQLSSGGRQSFNKLNWIHHSCHINYRSTGETVVTAFDLDQMYASFYFARVKSYTAFSERPL is encoded by the exons ATG GCTGAAAGCGTTATCAACTCTCTTGGCATTGTAGAAGATCAAGATGGAGAGAATGGAAGTACTGATGATGCAAACCTCCAC GTGGAGCTCAATGTGTTCAGGGCCCAGTGGATGTCTGAACTGAAGCCCAACTCTGCGTCCAATGGGGGGAACCGAGGACTGTCGTCAAGAGCTGCAGACTTGAAAAGAAAACAGGAACTGGCCCGGGAGGAAAAA GCCAGAGAGTTGTTCCTTAAAGCTGTTGAGGAAGAAGAGAATGGAGCTGTTTATGAAG CAATTAAGTACTATCGCAGGGCAATGCAGATTGTGCCTGACATTGAGTTCAAAATCAACTACAGTCGTTCCCCTGATCCAGATGGCGG CAATGAGAATGACATGGATGGTGAAATAGAGGATCTATTGGCCTACTTCCATCAGCAGCTCACTCTGCAAGACAACTCTCTGAAGATATGTGTTCCTGAGGTGGATATGGCTCAGATGCACATCTCAG CCCTGCCCCCAGAGGTCTTGATGTACATCTTCCGTTGGGTTGTGTCCCGTGATCTGGACCTGCGTGCCCTGGAGCAGCTCTCCTTAGTCTGTAGAGGCTTCTACATTTGTGCTAG GGACCCAGAGATTTGGCGTTCGGCCTGTCTGAGAGCGTGGGGCCGGAGCTGTACCAAACTGGTGCCCTTCAACTCCTGGAGGGAGATGTTTCTTGAGAGGCCACGTGTGCGCTTTGATG GTGTTTACATCAGCAAGACGGCATACATCCGTCAGGGAGAGGAGTCCCTTGATGGATTCTATAGGGCTTGGCACCAAGTGGAGTACTACAG ATATCTGCGTTTTTTCCCTGATGGCCAAGTCATGATGCTGACCACACCTGAGGACCCACTGGTGACTGTTCCCCGTCTACGTAGCAGGAACACCAG GGTGGAGTCCATTATGTGTGGTCATTATCGTCTGTCGCAGGACACAGACAATCAAACCAAAGTCTTTGTTGTTGTCTCCAAGAGAAAAGAAGAG GTGGCAGAGTACCAGAGAATCTCTCGGTTCTGCCGGCGGAACCCAGCGGCGCCCGAGACAGAACACAGCTTTCACGTGGGACTGCAGTTGTCCTCCGGGGGGCGCCAGAGCTTCAACAAGCTGAATTGGATCCACCATTCCTGCCACATCAACTACAG ATCCACCGGCGAGACAGTTGTCACTGCCTTCGACTTGGACCAGATGTACGCATCCTTTTACTTTGCGCGCGTGAAGAGCTACACAGCATTTTCTGAACGCCCATTGTAG
- the LOC139376928 gene encoding F-box only protein 9-like isoform X1: MAESVINSLGIVEDQDGENGSTDDANLHVELNVFRAQWMSELKPNSASNGGNRGLSSRAADLKRKQELAREEKARELFLKAVEEEENGAVYEAIKYYRRAMQIVPDIEFKINYSRSPDPDGGNENDMDGEIEDLLAYFHQQLTLQDNSLKICVPEVDMAQMHISALPPEVLMYIFRWVVSRDLDLRALEQLSLVCRGFYICARDPEIWRSACLRAWGRSCTKLVPFNSWREMFLERPRVRFDGVYISKTAYIRQGEESLDGFYRAWHQVEYYRYLRFFPDGQVMMLTTPEDPLVTVPRLRSRNTRVESIMCGHYRLSQDTDNQTKVFVVVSKRKEEKVAEYQRISRFCRRNPAAPETEHSFHVGLQLSSGGRQSFNKLNWIHHSCHINYRSTGETVVTAFDLDQMYASFYFARVKSYTAFSERPL; encoded by the exons ATG GCTGAAAGCGTTATCAACTCTCTTGGCATTGTAGAAGATCAAGATGGAGAGAATGGAAGTACTGATGATGCAAACCTCCAC GTGGAGCTCAATGTGTTCAGGGCCCAGTGGATGTCTGAACTGAAGCCCAACTCTGCGTCCAATGGGGGGAACCGAGGACTGTCGTCAAGAGCTGCAGACTTGAAAAGAAAACAGGAACTGGCCCGGGAGGAAAAA GCCAGAGAGTTGTTCCTTAAAGCTGTTGAGGAAGAAGAGAATGGAGCTGTTTATGAAG CAATTAAGTACTATCGCAGGGCAATGCAGATTGTGCCTGACATTGAGTTCAAAATCAACTACAGTCGTTCCCCTGATCCAGATGGCGG CAATGAGAATGACATGGATGGTGAAATAGAGGATCTATTGGCCTACTTCCATCAGCAGCTCACTCTGCAAGACAACTCTCTGAAGATATGTGTTCCTGAGGTGGATATGGCTCAGATGCACATCTCAG CCCTGCCCCCAGAGGTCTTGATGTACATCTTCCGTTGGGTTGTGTCCCGTGATCTGGACCTGCGTGCCCTGGAGCAGCTCTCCTTAGTCTGTAGAGGCTTCTACATTTGTGCTAG GGACCCAGAGATTTGGCGTTCGGCCTGTCTGAGAGCGTGGGGCCGGAGCTGTACCAAACTGGTGCCCTTCAACTCCTGGAGGGAGATGTTTCTTGAGAGGCCACGTGTGCGCTTTGATG GTGTTTACATCAGCAAGACGGCATACATCCGTCAGGGAGAGGAGTCCCTTGATGGATTCTATAGGGCTTGGCACCAAGTGGAGTACTACAG ATATCTGCGTTTTTTCCCTGATGGCCAAGTCATGATGCTGACCACACCTGAGGACCCACTGGTGACTGTTCCCCGTCTACGTAGCAGGAACACCAG GGTGGAGTCCATTATGTGTGGTCATTATCGTCTGTCGCAGGACACAGACAATCAAACCAAAGTCTTTGTTGTTGTCTCCAAGAGAAAAGAAGAG AAGGTGGCAGAGTACCAGAGAATCTCTCGGTTCTGCCGGCGGAACCCAGCGGCGCCCGAGACAGAACACAGCTTTCACGTGGGACTGCAGTTGTCCTCCGGGGGGCGCCAGAGCTTCAACAAGCTGAATTGGATCCACCATTCCTGCCACATCAACTACAG ATCCACCGGCGAGACAGTTGTCACTGCCTTCGACTTGGACCAGATGTACGCATCCTTTTACTTTGCGCGCGTGAAGAGCTACACAGCATTTTCTGAACGCCCATTGTAG